One segment of Solanum lycopersicum chromosome 1, SLM_r2.1 DNA contains the following:
- the LOC101254844 gene encoding uncharacterized protein At1g10890 isoform X2 — MIKDGARVYSLQFMRKRSRSLSPRRRKSRSPATRRHKSRSPRNHRRQRSRSTSLSPIGKSPGSSIGSKEQKGISEKNKLDEEEKKRRQEEAELRLIEEETAKRVEDAIKRKVDESLNKEEIMIEIRRRLEDGRKKLVNEVAAQLEKEKESALIESKQKEEQARKEKEELERMLEEKRRKVEEAQRREAMEQQMKEEQRYRELEELQRQKEEALRRKKQQEEEERAKQMKVLGKNKSRPKLSFALGLK; from the exons ATGATAAAAGACGGAGCTCGAGTTTATTCTTTGCAATTCATGAG AAAACGAAGTCGTTCATTGTCCCCTAGGCGCCGCAAAAGTCGTTCTCCAGCCACCAGACGTCATAAGAGTCGCTCTCCAAGGAACCATAGGAGACAGAGAAGTAGGAGTACCTCATTGTCTCCTATTGGTAAATCACCTGGTTCAAGTATCGGATCGAAGGAGCAAAAGGGTAtcagtgaaaaaaataaacttgatgAAGAGGAGAAGAAAAG GCGTCAAGAGGAAGCAGAACTGAGATTAATAGAAGAAGAAACTGCAAAAAGAGTTGAAGATGCAATTAAGAGAAAAGTTGATGAAAGCTTGAACAAGGAGGAGATCATGATTGAAATTCGAAGGCGATTAGAAGATGGTAGAAAGAAACTTGTGAATGAAGTTGCTGCTCAACTTGAAAAAGAGAAGGAATCTGCTCTTATTGAGTCGAAACAAAAAGAG GAACAAGCtcgaaaagagaaagaagagttGGAAAGAATGCTTGAAGAGAAGAGGCGAAAGGTGGAAGAAGCTCAGAGAAGAGAAGCTATGGAGCAGCAAATGAAAGAAGAACAGCGTTATAGAGAACTGGAAGAGCTCCAGAGACAGAAAGAAGAGGCTTTGCGGAGGAAAAAACAACAAGAGGAGGAAGAGCGTGCAAAGCAAATGAAAGTGTTGGGCAAGAACAAATCCAGGCCTAAGTTGTCGTTTGCATTGGGTTTGAAATGA
- the LOC101254844 gene encoding uncharacterized protein At1g10890 isoform X1, with protein MGRGRDRDISRSRSRSPAYKRRYSRSPSPVVRRHSRRSRRDRSRSPYAYSRKRSRSLSPRRRKSRSPATRRHKSRSPRNHRRQRSRSTSLSPIGKSPGSSIGSKEQKGISEKNKLDEEEKKRRQEEAELRLIEEETAKRVEDAIKRKVDESLNKEEIMIEIRRRLEDGRKKLVNEVAAQLEKEKESALIESKQKEEQARKEKEELERMLEEKRRKVEEAQRREAMEQQMKEEQRYRELEELQRQKEEALRRKKQQEEEERAKQMKVLGKNKSRPKLSFALGLK; from the exons ATGGGTAGAGGTAGGGATAGGGATATTTCAAGGTCTAGGTCGAGGTCACCAGCATATAAGAGGAGATATTCACGGTCACCCTCGCCTGTGGTGCGCAGACATAGCAGAAGAAGCAGGAGAGATAGAAGCAGATCCCCTTATGCTTATAGCAG AAAACGAAGTCGTTCATTGTCCCCTAGGCGCCGCAAAAGTCGTTCTCCAGCCACCAGACGTCATAAGAGTCGCTCTCCAAGGAACCATAGGAGACAGAGAAGTAGGAGTACCTCATTGTCTCCTATTGGTAAATCACCTGGTTCAAGTATCGGATCGAAGGAGCAAAAGGGTAtcagtgaaaaaaataaacttgatgAAGAGGAGAAGAAAAG GCGTCAAGAGGAAGCAGAACTGAGATTAATAGAAGAAGAAACTGCAAAAAGAGTTGAAGATGCAATTAAGAGAAAAGTTGATGAAAGCTTGAACAAGGAGGAGATCATGATTGAAATTCGAAGGCGATTAGAAGATGGTAGAAAGAAACTTGTGAATGAAGTTGCTGCTCAACTTGAAAAAGAGAAGGAATCTGCTCTTATTGAGTCGAAACAAAAAGAG GAACAAGCtcgaaaagagaaagaagagttGGAAAGAATGCTTGAAGAGAAGAGGCGAAAGGTGGAAGAAGCTCAGAGAAGAGAAGCTATGGAGCAGCAAATGAAAGAAGAACAGCGTTATAGAGAACTGGAAGAGCTCCAGAGACAGAAAGAAGAGGCTTTGCGGAGGAAAAAACAACAAGAGGAGGAAGAGCGTGCAAAGCAAATGAAAGTGTTGGGCAAGAACAAATCCAGGCCTAAGTTGTCGTTTGCATTGGGTTTGAAATGA
- the LOC101255143 gene encoding ankyrin repeat domain-containing protein 2B, producing the protein MSEGEKALPTASKDEKSGAAESKKSPESSTVEAPSGEGRTASAAAGAGVQNPFDFSAMSGLLNDPSIKELAEQIAKDPAFNQMAEQLQKTFQGAAVEESVPNFDSQQYYSTMQQVMQNPQFMTMAERLGNALMQDPSMSGMLESLSNPAQKEQLEERMARIKEDPSLKPILEEIESGGPAAMMRYWNDQDVLKKIGEAMGFAAGGEGATSSEIPGPDETEEANEDESVVHQCASVGDAEGLKAALAAGADKDEEDSEGRTALHFACGYGEEKCAQLLVEAGAKVDALDKNKNTALHYAAGYGRKECVALLLENGAAVTLQNLDGKTPIDVAKLNNQQDVLKLLEKDAFL; encoded by the exons ATGTCTGAG ggAGAGAAGGCTTTGCCGACTGCATCCAAAG aTGAGAAGTCTGGGGCAGCTGAGAGTAAAAAATCTCCTGAGTCTTCTACCGTGGAAGCACCATCAGGAGAGGGGAGAACAGCATCTGCTGCGGCTGGAGCTGGAGTCCAAAATCCCTTTGATTTCTCAGCCATGTCTGGACTGCTCAAT GACCCAAGTATCAAAGAACTAGCGGAGCAGATTGCAAAAGACCCTGCATTTAATCAGATGGCAGAGCAGCTTCAGAAGACCTTTCAAGGTGCAGCAGTGGAAGAAAGTGTTCCCAACTTTGATAGCCAACAATACTACTCTACAATGCAACAGGTTATGCAAAATCCTCAGTTTATGACCATGGCTGAGCGGCTTGGTAATGCATTGATGCAG GATCCATCCATGTCTGGCATGCTTGAGAGTTTGTCAAACCCTGCTCAGAAGGAGCAACTTGAAGAACGGATGGCGCGCATTAAAGAAGACCCATCACTCAAACCAATCTTGGAAGAGATAGAGAGCGGAGGACCAGCTGCAATGATGAG GTATTGGAACGATCAAGATGTTCTGAAGAAGATTGGTGAAGCAATGGGTTTTGCTGCTGGAGGAGAGGGTGCTACCTCTTCTGAAATACCTGGGCCAGATGAAACGGAAGAGGCAAATGAAGATGAATCTGTTGTTCATCAGTGTGCTAGTGTTGGTGATGCAGAG GGCTTGAAGGCAGCACTAGCTGCTGGTGCTGACAAAGATGAAGAAGATTCAGAAGGAAGGACAGCATTGCATTTTGCTTGTGGATATGGCGAG GAGAAGTGTGCTCAGCTCCTTGTTGAAGCTGGGGCAAAGGTTGATGCATTGGACAAGAACAAGAATACTGCTCTTCACTATGCTGCTGGATATGGTAGAAAGGAGTGTGTAGCACTGCTGCTGGAGAATGGAGCCGCTGT AACTCTTCAAAACTTGGACGGAAAGACGCCAATTGATGTTGCCAAACTCAACAACCAGCAGGATGTCCTAAAGCTGCTTGAGAAGGATGCATTTCTGTGA
- the LOC101255737 gene encoding uncharacterized protein — protein MESLFAQFAILSEQALCDKNFDPYTIEDDLMKLFEVEAYKAWAAMELDQQKEVEEAENFMKEAEDHLNTAMEEAMDEFRRFEEEMNEMAKSEYDSLVSVAERARNMGKAMEKVATIAAKKYIETAVNSAGASTKSAFKAISSHSKKVHPS, from the coding sequence atggaATCTCTTTTTGCTCAATTCGCCATTCTTTCGGAGCAAGCTCTTTGTGACAAGAACTTCGATCCTTACACTATAGAAGATGATCTGATGAAGCTCTTTGAAGTGGAGGCTTACAAGGCTTGGGCAGCCATGGAATTGGATCAAcaaaaagaagttgaagaagctgaaaatttCATGAAAGAAGCAGAGGATCATCTTAACACTGCTATGGAAGAAGCCATGGATGAATTTCGCCGATTCGAAGAGGAGATGAATGAGATGGCTAAATCTGAGTATGATAGCCTTGTGAGTGTTGCCGAAAGAGCTAGAAATATGGGGaaagctatggagaaagtgGCTACAATTGCTGCCAAAAAGTATATTGAAACTGCTGTAAACTCTGCTGGTGCTTCAACGAAATCTGCTTTTAAAGCAATTTCTTCTCACTCTAAAAAGGTTCATCCTTCTTAA
- the LOC101255436 gene encoding fatty acyl-CoA reductase 3-like has protein sequence MGEMLLGHLKEDLQLIILRPTIILSTYKEPFPGWIEGMRTTDTFIVGYGKGKQKVAMGGRDTIIDVIPADMVVNSVIAAMVAHRNPSSRTTVYHISSSRRNQIKIDDFIQNGVDYFKKNPWIDERGKPVKVKQFHLLDSMDSLHKYIAIHYMPSLKILKWANFMLCRHLQVQHTNLQRRINHAIRLAELYKPYVFFKGIFDDTNAEMLRMATRESNADDTFNFDPTTIQWDKYLKETHIPGLVKYIF, from the exons ATGGGAGAGATGCTTTTGGGACACCTCAAGGAGGATCTCCAACTCATTATTCTCCGACCAACGATTATATTGAGCACCTACAAGGAGCCATTCCCTGGATGGATTGAAGGAATGAG AACCACGGACACGTTCATTGTTGGCTATGGTAAAGGAAAACAGAAAGTTGCAATGGGTGGCAGAGACACCATAATAGATGTG ATTCCAGCAGATATGGTTGTGAACTCAGTCATTGCAGCTATGGTAGCCCATCGAAATCCATCGTCCCGAACAACTGTTTACCATATTAGCTCGTCTAGGAggaatcaaatcaaaattgatgattttatacaaAATGGCGTTGATTACTTCAAGAAGAATCCATGGATTGATGAAAGAGGAAAGCCAGTCAAAGTGAAGCAATTTCACTTACTGGATAGCATGGATAGTCTTCACAAATACATAGCAATCCACTACATGCCATCATTAAAG ATATTAAAGTGGGCAAACTTCATGCTTTGCCGACATTTGCAAGTCCAGCACACAAACTTACAAAGAAGGATCAATCATGCCATTCGACTAGCTGAACTCTACAAGCCTTACGTGTTCTTCAAAGGAAT TTTCGATGATACGAATGCTGAAATGTTGCGAATGGCAACAAGAGAAAGCAATGCAGATGATACATTCAATTTTGATCCGACAACCATTCAGTGGGATAAATACTTGAAGGAAACTCACATACCCGGATTAGTAAAGTACATTTTCTAA
- the LOC138338384 gene encoding probable fatty acyl-CoA reductase 4: protein MESCCIEQFLEGKTIFITGVTGYLAKILSEKILRVQPNVKKLYLLIRAPDSNLAKQRFNNEVIKTDLFGVLREKLGTNLHGFIEDKVFPVVGDIDCDSLGINSELKDEMFREIDIIVNSAATTRFDERYDTAIRTNVLGALHVLNFSKQCSKLMMLLHVSTAYVCGEKEGLILEKTLNYGETLNGSSHLDIDVEQKLVEEALKDLQHRNATEKEVRLAMRVLGIES, encoded by the exons ATGGAATCGTGCTGCATTGAGCAATTTCTCGAGGGAAAGACCATTTTCATCACTGGTGTAACAGGCTACCTAGCAAAGA TTCTCAGTGAGAAGATACTCAGAGTCCAACCAAATGTGAAGAAGCTTTACTTGCTAATAAGAGCTCCAGATTCAAATTTAGCGAAACAACGCTTTAACAACGAG GTTATAAAAACTGATCTGTTCGGAGTTCTGAGGGAGAAGTTGGGCACCAACCTACATGGCTTTATAGAAGACAAAGTTTTCCCAGTTGTAGGGGATATAGATTGTGATAGTTTGGGGATAAATTCTGAGCTGAAAGATGAGATGTTCAGAGAAATAGACATAATTGTAAACTCAGCTGCAACAACTAGATTTGATGAAAG ATATGATACTGCAATTAGGACCAATGTATTGGGTGCCCTGCATGTTCTCAATTTTTCCAAGCAGTGTTCAAAACTTATGATGCTTCTCCATGTAAGCACAG CCTATGTTTGTGGGGAAAAGGAAGGATTGATACTAGAGAAGACATTGAACTATGGTGAGACGCTTAATGGAAGCTCTCACTTAGACATAGACGTGGAGCAAAAGTTGGTCGAGGAGGCACTAAAGGACCTTCAACATAGAAATGCCACTGAAAAAGAAGTTAGGCTAGCTATGAGAGTTCTAGGTATTGAGAGTTAA